One stretch of Chitinophaga pendula DNA includes these proteins:
- a CDS encoding response regulator transcription factor, with the protein MPHPKINLAILDNQTLFRKMLKNYLLEHTMIRIVAQAPDLLDLRVKLKDADVDILLTDVNLTTLGGIELVKMIRREFPQVRILILSMVADLELINEMMEAGIHGYVTKTEEPEELIKAIMTVSEGRIYRNRLFTEALYWGKQHHLRSGINGLDVPLSEREKRVLQLIWEEKSNKEIGEQLFLGVRSIEKIRQDLKVKLKVGSTVGMLKYAINKGIVAAGRDSFMIR; encoded by the coding sequence ATGCCACACCCAAAGATTAATCTTGCTATCCTGGACAATCAGACGTTATTCAGAAAGATGCTGAAAAATTACTTATTGGAGCATACCATGATCCGTATTGTGGCGCAGGCACCTGACTTACTCGACCTACGGGTGAAATTAAAGGATGCGGATGTTGATATCTTGCTGACAGATGTAAACCTCACCACTTTAGGAGGTATCGAATTGGTTAAGATGATCAGAAGAGAATTTCCTCAAGTACGTATACTTATACTATCTATGGTCGCTGATCTCGAGTTGATTAATGAAATGATGGAGGCTGGTATTCATGGCTATGTGACGAAAACAGAAGAGCCGGAAGAATTAATCAAAGCAATTATGACCGTTTCTGAAGGCCGGATCTATCGCAACAGGTTGTTTACAGAAGCTTTGTATTGGGGGAAACAACATCATCTCCGGAGCGGGATCAACGGATTGGATGTGCCATTGAGCGAACGGGAAAAGAGAGTGTTGCAATTGATATGGGAAGAAAAGAGTAATAAGGAAATTGGAGAACAATTATTCCTGGGTGTCAGGTCTATAGAGAAAATCAGGCAAGATCTGAAGGTTAAATTAAAAGTAGGTTCTACGGTAGGTATGTTAAAATACGCTATCAACAAAGGTATTGTAGCTGCCGGAAGAGACTCATTCATGATCCGATAG
- a CDS encoding cyclic peptide export ABC transporter, which produces MANIIRCLFIVIFLLKSMCSWAQVPQLSDFNSERLTKDIHKLMRQGKIPGLTLVLIKDSNTVTKHMGVIDINSQVPVSGETIFQTDAASGPFVGFLVDKLANAGTLDLKKKISDYLPWFQITYKERRVDITLEQLLYHTSGISPKVLLPAPEIDRTVTPEELIKDAAGVTLDNPPGTVYKPAKFNYDLLILVIEKVTGKSYATNLREKIFADLAMNNTTVGDPGKGQVAGEHKIGFFSPRPYHAPAFNGENVVPALFTTADDLGKWVLFQMRHYSKSPFDGIKGVQGGTAYANTNNSTTGAMGWDITLQADGEKRSASYTGPSSGAYIAFSPGRKNGVIVLANSNSKYTAAVGERYLNYLSGGSLEGGVHTEEDSDGFYSMISIVVGLFVAGILFFIGSILYDIKCGARTLKGRPIQILGKLLLALVIMVPFVYGLYLLPSATANDWNKMIIWSPISFIATVSLMGALLGLSYVAYGLNVCFIQKSKFKQILPMILVLSMFSGVANIIVITLISNAFTAGVELSHMVYYYVLAIAVYLLGRRFVQISLTKYSMEVVYELRTQLVNKIFATSYQKFEAIDRGRVYTSLNNDIFQISSTANTVVVFFGGIFTIVGGFVYLTLLAFWSTILIISVFSIMAVIYYFVTESTTKYFERSRDSENVFMRFVNGMIDGYKEISLHRNKKFEYKSDLAASAQKFRDNMTIANLRYVDVFLVGESLLVVLLGFVVFALPFFFKEIQVEQITGFVIILLYVIAPIENVLGAIPGFIQLKISRKRIAQFLSEIPANLSEEEVPEQGHLPQKVETIRAEGIIFRYKNNDEPNPFTVGPVNLEIKSGEILFIIGGNGSGKTTLSKLLTGLYEADEGHFYINDKPVYFFQLSEHFSASFSPAFLFEKLYNINVEEKREEMKKYLKILHLEDKVKIEGNKYSTIKLSGGQVKRLALLQCYLEDYPIYLFDEWAADQDPEYRNFFYRTLLPDMRAKGKIVIAITHDDHYFDVADKVLKMKQGKLEVYNNNKTMFHPVEDVL; this is translated from the coding sequence ATGGCGAATATTATTAGATGCCTGTTCATCGTCATATTTCTTTTAAAGTCGATGTGCTCATGGGCGCAAGTACCTCAGTTGAGTGATTTCAACTCAGAACGACTTACGAAGGATATTCATAAACTGATGCGACAGGGAAAGATCCCCGGTTTGACCTTGGTATTGATCAAAGACAGCAATACGGTCACTAAGCATATGGGTGTTATTGACATAAATAGTCAGGTACCTGTATCAGGAGAGACGATTTTTCAGACAGATGCTGCCAGTGGCCCATTTGTAGGTTTTCTGGTTGATAAACTTGCGAATGCGGGTACCCTAGACCTGAAAAAGAAGATTTCAGATTATCTGCCTTGGTTTCAGATAACCTATAAAGAGCGTCGGGTAGATATAACACTTGAACAACTATTGTATCACACTAGTGGTATATCTCCCAAAGTATTACTGCCTGCACCCGAAATAGATCGTACGGTAACTCCGGAAGAGTTGATAAAGGATGCGGCAGGAGTGACGTTGGATAACCCTCCCGGAACTGTTTATAAACCGGCAAAGTTTAATTACGATTTGCTGATACTGGTCATCGAAAAGGTAACAGGGAAATCATACGCCACCAACCTGAGAGAAAAAATCTTTGCTGACTTAGCAATGAATAATACAACGGTCGGTGACCCCGGGAAAGGACAGGTAGCAGGAGAGCACAAAATAGGATTCTTTAGCCCCAGACCCTATCATGCTCCGGCATTCAATGGTGAAAATGTGGTGCCAGCATTATTTACTACAGCGGATGATCTCGGGAAATGGGTGTTGTTTCAGATGAGACACTACAGCAAGAGTCCTTTTGATGGAATAAAAGGTGTACAAGGAGGGACCGCTTACGCTAATACGAATAATAGCACCACAGGTGCGATGGGATGGGATATTACTTTGCAAGCTGATGGTGAAAAGAGATCCGCTAGTTATACCGGACCATCATCTGGTGCATACATCGCCTTCTCTCCTGGCCGGAAAAATGGTGTGATCGTACTCGCAAACTCAAATAGTAAATATACCGCAGCTGTCGGTGAGCGATACCTGAATTATCTTTCCGGAGGAAGTCTGGAAGGTGGAGTACATACGGAAGAGGACAGTGATGGCTTCTATTCCATGATCAGTATTGTTGTCGGACTTTTCGTTGCCGGTATATTATTCTTCATAGGTAGCATATTATATGACATAAAATGCGGCGCCAGGACCCTTAAAGGTAGGCCCATTCAGATACTGGGGAAATTATTGTTGGCACTTGTTATCATGGTTCCCTTTGTCTATGGCTTGTACTTACTGCCATCAGCGACAGCCAATGACTGGAACAAAATGATCATCTGGTCGCCTATTAGTTTTATTGCTACCGTATCCTTGATGGGAGCTTTACTGGGACTTAGTTACGTTGCATATGGTTTAAATGTCTGCTTTATTCAGAAGAGTAAATTTAAGCAGATATTACCTATGATCCTGGTGTTGAGTATGTTCTCCGGGGTGGCAAATATCATCGTGATCACCCTTATTTCCAATGCATTTACAGCAGGCGTTGAACTGAGCCATATGGTGTATTATTATGTATTGGCTATAGCAGTCTACCTATTGGGAAGGCGGTTTGTTCAGATCAGTCTCACGAAGTATTCGATGGAAGTGGTATATGAGCTCCGCACGCAATTGGTCAACAAGATATTTGCAACTTCCTACCAGAAGTTTGAAGCAATAGATCGTGGCCGGGTGTATACGTCTTTGAATAACGATATCTTTCAGATCAGTTCTACTGCTAACACTGTAGTGGTTTTCTTCGGTGGCATTTTTACGATAGTAGGAGGTTTTGTTTACCTCACACTACTGGCCTTCTGGTCTACTATACTGATCATTTCTGTATTCTCGATCATGGCTGTTATTTACTATTTCGTAACGGAGAGCACCACTAAATACTTTGAAAGGTCTCGTGATTCTGAGAACGTATTTATGAGATTCGTGAATGGGATGATAGATGGCTATAAAGAGATCAGTCTGCATCGGAATAAAAAGTTTGAGTATAAGAGCGACCTGGCAGCATCAGCGCAGAAATTCCGGGATAATATGACGATTGCCAATTTAAGATATGTAGATGTTTTCCTGGTTGGGGAATCGTTATTGGTAGTCCTGCTTGGTTTTGTAGTATTTGCCTTACCCTTTTTCTTTAAGGAAATACAGGTCGAGCAGATAACGGGCTTTGTAATCATCCTGCTATATGTAATCGCTCCAATCGAAAATGTACTGGGTGCTATCCCGGGGTTTATTCAACTAAAGATATCCAGAAAGAGAATAGCTCAATTCTTGTCTGAAATACCAGCAAATCTTAGTGAAGAAGAAGTGCCGGAGCAAGGACATTTGCCTCAAAAAGTAGAAACTATCCGGGCAGAAGGTATTATTTTCAGATACAAAAATAATGATGAACCCAATCCCTTTACGGTGGGACCTGTAAACCTGGAGATAAAGAGTGGAGAGATATTATTCATTATTGGTGGTAATGGAAGTGGAAAAACTACTTTATCCAAATTGTTGACTGGTTTATACGAAGCTGACGAGGGACATTTTTATATCAATGATAAACCGGTTTACTTTTTCCAGCTGAGCGAACATTTTTCCGCATCTTTCAGTCCCGCATTCCTATTTGAGAAGTTGTATAATATTAACGTAGAAGAGAAACGGGAAGAGATGAAGAAATATCTGAAGATACTTCACCTGGAAGATAAAGTGAAGATTGAGGGCAATAAGTATAGTACGATCAAACTTTCTGGTGGACAAGTGAAAAGATTAGCCCTTCTGCAATGTTACCTGGAAGATTATCCTATATACCTGTTTGACGAGTGGGCTGCGGACCAGGATCCCGAATATAGAAATTTCTTCTATAGAACACTATTGCCCGATATGAGAGCGAAAGGAAAGATTGTGATTGCCATTACACATGATGATCATTACTTCGACGTCGCCGATAAAGTGTTGAAGATGAAACAAGGCAAACTGGAAGTTTACAACAATAATAAAACAATGTTTCACCCCGTAGAAGACGTCCTGTAA
- the sbnA gene encoding 2,3-diaminopropionate biosynthesis protein SbnA, translated as MHTNVLEKVGNTPLVNIKIEGYNNLNILLKLEGYNPTGSVKDRAASYILSKLLHTGTITRNTTIIESTSGNFGVALSAYCRYHGLRFIAVVDPNITSMNEMLIAANGAEMVKVTQQDKYGGYLLTRLEKVNELVEEIGDAYWINQYGNPLNAAAYYHSLGKEMCFQTETIDYVFMGVSSGGTISGVSRKVKENYPDAKVVAVDIEGSVIFNNPPRKRYIPGIGSSMVPQILEHARIDEVVMVSETATIEACYELLNKHTLFAGGSSGSVLAGIKKYFSEKDLYGPVNIIAVFPDRGERYYDTIYNPEWCRKVTEAQPKPDIVAESI; from the coding sequence ATGCATACCAATGTTCTTGAGAAAGTAGGTAATACCCCTTTAGTCAATATTAAAATAGAGGGGTATAACAACCTGAATATCCTACTGAAATTAGAAGGTTATAACCCAACCGGAAGCGTTAAAGACAGAGCTGCTTCATACATCCTTAGTAAACTGCTACATACTGGTACGATTACCAGGAATACTACCATCATTGAATCTACGTCTGGCAACTTCGGAGTGGCTTTGTCTGCTTACTGCAGATACCATGGATTAAGATTCATTGCAGTGGTTGACCCCAATATCACCTCAATGAATGAAATGCTGATTGCAGCAAATGGGGCTGAAATGGTGAAAGTTACACAGCAGGATAAGTACGGCGGGTACCTGTTGACCCGGTTGGAAAAAGTGAATGAACTGGTAGAAGAAATAGGAGATGCCTATTGGATCAACCAATATGGAAACCCGTTGAATGCTGCCGCCTATTATCACTCGTTGGGCAAAGAAATGTGTTTTCAGACAGAAACTATAGACTATGTTTTTATGGGCGTTAGTTCTGGAGGAACTATCTCGGGTGTTTCCCGCAAGGTAAAGGAAAACTATCCGGATGCCAAAGTTGTTGCTGTTGATATTGAGGGATCGGTTATTTTCAATAATCCTCCCAGGAAGAGATACATACCCGGTATAGGGAGCAGTATGGTGCCACAGATACTGGAACATGCCAGGATTGACGAAGTGGTAATGGTAAGTGAAACTGCCACTATCGAAGCTTGTTACGAGTTGTTGAACAAACATACCTTGTTTGCTGGTGGCTCTTCGGGTTCCGTGCTTGCAGGGATTAAGAAATACTTCTCAGAAAAGGATCTCTATGGCCCCGTAAATATCATTGCCGTATTTCCTGACCGCGGTGAAAGATATTATGATACTATATATAACCCTGAATGGTGCCGTAAGGTTACTGAAGCACAACCTAAGCCGGATATAGTGGCCGAAAGTATTTAA